One segment of Cyanobacteria bacterium GSL.Bin1 DNA contains the following:
- a CDS encoding methyltransferase domain-containing protein, giving the protein MSVRTDTLWEQFLKPIVSNLIDSEQLKQLKESIDWERERDRIANPNLEYPNYYQSQNFHGVSGGYLTADAAVTYDPITRYFVPPHETWVREDAVKLVQGQPQRILDLGCGTGSTTVLLQQAFPNAQVIGLDLSPYMLIMAERKGQAQQLPIQWRHGKAEETGLEGETFDLVTASLLFHETPVSISQAILREAFRLLKGGGQFLLLDGNQETLRHSEWLTNIFEEPYIQAYAQGNVEVWLENTGFVARETHTIWGVHQVNIGRKPQPVATPSPVTVEENEDMPATAPA; this is encoded by the coding sequence ATGAGCGTACGGACTGATACCCTTTGGGAACAATTTTTGAAACCGATTGTTAGCAATTTGATCGATAGTGAACAGCTGAAACAATTAAAAGAAAGCATCGATTGGGAGCGAGAGCGCGATCGCATTGCTAACCCTAACCTAGAATATCCGAATTACTACCAATCGCAAAATTTTCACGGTGTAAGCGGGGGCTACCTCACTGCCGATGCCGCTGTTACCTACGATCCCATCACCCGCTATTTCGTTCCGCCCCATGAAACTTGGGTTCGAGAAGATGCCGTGAAGTTAGTGCAAGGACAACCGCAACGCATCCTCGATTTAGGATGTGGTACGGGGTCAACTACTGTTTTACTGCAACAAGCTTTTCCCAATGCCCAAGTGATTGGTTTAGATCTCTCCCCTTATATGTTGATTATGGCAGAACGGAAAGGGCAAGCCCAACAGCTACCGATTCAATGGCGTCATGGCAAAGCAGAAGAGACTGGATTGGAAGGAGAAACGTTTGATCTCGTCACTGCCTCACTTTTATTCCATGAAACCCCAGTTAGCATTAGTCAAGCAATTCTCCGGGAAGCTTTTCGTCTCCTCAAAGGCGGGGGACAGTTTTTACTCTTAGATGGCAATCAAGAAACCCTACGTCATTCTGAATGGTTAACCAATATTTTTGAAGAACCCTATATTCAAGCGTATGCTCAGGGAAATGTAGAAGTGTGGCTAGAAAATACTGGCTTTGTTGCCCGAGAGACCCATACCATTTGGGGCGTCCATCAAGTCAATATCGGACGAAAACCGCAACCGGTTGCTACTCCTTCTCCTGTCACGGTTGAAGAAAATGAAGATATGCCGGCAACGGCACCTGCTTAA
- the csaB gene encoding polysaccharide pyruvyl transferase CsaB: MQQKPSAKTAILCGYYGQDNVGDDALLMTLLQMLPARIQPVVLSAAPQKTKDNLQVPAIPNRSAFPILKALQKGDYFIWGGGSLMQDVTSLRSPIYYAGLMALAQQRGLQTIAWAQGVGPLKSAFARWLARKALIGCDKISVRDRASVELLSTWGLSPLLAPDPVWALESESFPKLWELPAPRVAVTLRQHPQLTRPKIKALTTALVSFQKATETCILLVPFQPQDQSLAEEIAGQLPDPKAVISGETPTRLKRLFHGVEMAIGMRYHSLIMAAAEECRCFALSYDPKISQLMTEFDIPGWEVSNIPDDPNMITKAWLEHYANGEGLTPDQIQSQRDRALMHKDLLVEFFQD; encoded by the coding sequence ATGCAACAAAAGCCCAGTGCCAAAACAGCAATTCTTTGTGGCTATTACGGTCAGGATAACGTCGGGGATGATGCTCTCCTGATGACGTTGCTGCAAATGCTCCCTGCCCGAATCCAACCGGTGGTCTTATCGGCAGCGCCGCAAAAAACCAAAGACAATTTACAAGTTCCTGCTATCCCCAATCGCTCGGCTTTTCCAATTTTAAAAGCGCTGCAAAAAGGCGACTATTTCATCTGGGGTGGGGGTAGTTTAATGCAAGATGTGACCAGTTTACGCAGTCCCATCTATTATGCCGGATTAATGGCGTTAGCGCAGCAGCGAGGATTGCAAACCATCGCGTGGGCACAAGGAGTGGGACCCTTAAAATCCGCTTTTGCCCGTTGGCTCGCCCGCAAAGCCTTAATCGGATGTGACAAAATTAGTGTGCGCGATCGCGCTTCTGTCGAATTATTAAGTACTTGGGGCTTATCTCCCCTCCTGGCCCCGGATCCGGTATGGGCTCTAGAAAGTGAATCGTTTCCGAAACTTTGGGAACTTCCAGCCCCCCGGGTGGCAGTAACGTTACGACAACATCCGCAACTGACTCGCCCGAAAATTAAAGCGCTAACCACCGCTCTGGTTTCTTTTCAAAAAGCAACAGAGACTTGCATTTTACTGGTTCCCTTTCAACCGCAAGACCAATCTCTGGCGGAGGAAATCGCCGGTCAACTTCCCGATCCGAAAGCAGTGATTAGCGGGGAAACCCCCACTCGCCTGAAACGACTATTTCACGGAGTCGAAATGGCAATTGGGATGCGCTACCACAGTTTAATTATGGCCGCAGCAGAAGAATGCCGGTGTTTCGCCTTGAGTTATGATCCTAAAATTAGTCAGCTCATGACCGAATTTGATATCCCCGGTTGGGAAGTGTCAAATATTCCCGATGATCCAAATATGATTACTAAAGCCTGGTTAGAGCATTATGCCAATGGGGAAGGGTTAACCCCAGATCAAATTCAATCCCAGCGCGATCGCGCTCTCATGCACAAAGATTTATTAGTCGAGTTTTTTCAAGATTAA